A stretch of Longimicrobiales bacterium DNA encodes these proteins:
- the rsgA gene encoding ribosome small subunit-dependent GTPase A, translated as MIETVGGVYTVELDQGRELPTRLRGRLKLEQRTGDRVVVGDIVDVAEREGEEATIENVAPRRTELARRAPGRNARKAKVIVANVEQVVVVFAAASPEPRLRMLDRFLVLAELNGLAARIVINKSDAVDDPDALSAQFAPYTAAGYDVLFTSTKQDINLDRFRALLCGHESVVAGPSGVGKSSLLNTLEPGLSLRVGAVSEAVNKGRHTTVSARLIRLDCGGHVVDTPGLREVGLWGMDPERLDEAFPEFRPYLGQCRFGGSCTHTHEPDCAVQSAVDEGKVSSERYQSYRALLTDE; from the coding sequence GTGATCGAGACCGTGGGCGGCGTCTACACGGTCGAGCTGGACCAGGGCCGCGAGCTGCCGACACGGCTGCGCGGGCGGCTGAAGCTGGAGCAGCGAACGGGCGACCGCGTGGTGGTAGGGGACATCGTCGACGTCGCCGAGCGTGAGGGTGAGGAAGCGACGATCGAGAACGTCGCACCGCGGCGCACGGAGCTGGCGCGCCGCGCGCCCGGCCGCAACGCGCGCAAGGCCAAGGTCATCGTCGCAAATGTCGAGCAGGTCGTCGTGGTATTCGCCGCGGCCAGCCCGGAGCCGCGCCTCCGCATGCTCGACCGCTTCCTCGTCCTCGCCGAGCTGAATGGCCTGGCTGCTCGGATCGTGATCAACAAGAGCGACGCGGTCGATGACCCCGACGCCCTGTCAGCGCAGTTCGCTCCATACACCGCGGCCGGCTACGACGTCCTGTTCACGAGCACGAAGCAGGACATCAACCTCGACCGCTTCCGCGCGCTGCTCTGCGGGCATGAAAGTGTGGTTGCAGGTCCGTCCGGTGTGGGCAAGTCGAGCCTGCTGAACACGCTCGAGCCGGGGCTGTCCCTGCGTGTGGGCGCGGTCAGCGAGGCAGTGAACAAGGGGCGCCACACCACGGTCTCCGCCCGACTCATCCGGCTCGACTGCGGCGGCCATGTCGTGGACACACCCGGCCTGCGCGAGGTCGGTCTCTGGGGCATGGACCCGGAGCGGCTGGACGAGGCGTTCCCGGAATTCAGGCCGTACCTCGGACAGTGCCGCTTCGGCGGATCATGCACGCATACCCACGAGCCGGATTGCGCGGTGCAGTCGGCCGTCGACGAGGGCAAAGTGTCCTCAGAGCGGTACCAGAGCTATCGGGCGTTGCTCACGGACGAGTGA